In Clostridium sp. JN-1, one genomic interval encodes:
- a CDS encoding FliA/WhiG family RNA polymerase sigma factor: protein MALAGDLCVREELVKKYIPLVKYIASRVIIGKTKYIEYEDLVSCGMVGLMDAINKFDESRGMKFSTYASIRIKGSMIDEIRRNSPISKGAMDKLNRYNCAIEKLQKFLGREPSYMEIAKELNISIKEMMQIENYINYISVVSLEDLIFSEKYDVTRMETIQDNKSPSPEKFIEEKEKVEYLTKALDMLCEKDKLVLSLYYYEGLTLKEIGKVLSVSESRVCQLHSRSIFHLKKMMEKLKYI from the coding sequence ATGGCATTAGCAGGAGATTTGTGCGTAAGAGAAGAACTGGTAAAAAAATATATACCTTTAGTCAAATACATTGCTTCAAGAGTTATAATAGGCAAAACTAAATATATAGAATATGAGGATTTGGTAAGCTGCGGAATGGTAGGACTTATGGATGCAATAAATAAATTTGATGAGAGCAGAGGAATGAAGTTTTCTACCTATGCATCCATAAGAATAAAGGGATCTATGATAGATGAAATAAGGAGAAATAGCCCTATATCAAAAGGCGCCATGGATAAATTAAATAGATATAATTGTGCTATAGAAAAACTTCAAAAATTCTTAGGTAGAGAGCCATCATACATGGAAATAGCTAAAGAGTTAAATATATCCATAAAAGAAATGATGCAAATTGAAAATTATATAAATTATATATCTGTTGTGTCACTAGAAGATTTGATTTTTTCGGAAAAATATGATGTTACACGTATGGAAACTATACAAGATAATAAAAGTCCAAGCCCTGAAAAATTTATAGAAGAAAAGGAAAAAGTAGAATATTTGACTAAAGCTTTGGACATGCTATGCGAAAAGGATAAGCTTGTCCTTTCACTTTACTATTATGAAGGATTAACTCTTAAAGAAATAGGAAAAGTTTTAAGTGTATCGGAGTCTAGGGTGTGCCAGCTGCATAGTAGATCTATTTTTCATCTTAAAAAGATGATGGAGAAACTTAAATACATTTAA
- a CDS encoding flagellar hook-basal body complex protein, with protein sequence MIRGLYTAVSGMITQEAKQDVITNNLANVNTVGFKKDNLAVRSFENMLMQNYDKVVGGQNVRNTIGYLNNGSKVDSVNTDFTSGTIQSTGKPTDFAIDGRGFFTVNRNGQNYYTRDGHFHVNQEGYLVTDSGDYVSFQQNQRLFVGNNKIVCDPQGSVKLLDSNNNVVGQDRFAAVDFDNYNNLQKIGDNLYQGNNPHAANITVRQNSLESSNVNTVNEMVDMITTMRTFETNQKIVQSTDETLDKVVNQVGSVR encoded by the coding sequence ATGATAAGAGGTCTTTATACGGCAGTCTCTGGAATGATTACTCAGGAAGCTAAACAAGATGTTATAACTAATAATTTAGCTAATGTAAATACAGTTGGATTTAAAAAAGACAATCTAGCTGTACGAAGTTTTGAAAATATGCTTATGCAAAATTATGACAAAGTTGTTGGCGGTCAAAATGTAAGAAATACAATTGGTTATTTAAATAATGGCAGCAAAGTTGATTCTGTAAATACCGATTTTACTTCAGGCACTATACAATCTACTGGAAAGCCTACTGACTTTGCAATAGATGGAAGAGGATTTTTTACTGTAAATAGAAATGGACAAAATTATTATACTAGAGATGGACATTTTCATGTAAATCAAGAAGGATATTTAGTTACAGACAGCGGAGATTATGTTTCATTTCAGCAAAATCAGAGGCTGTTTGTTGGAAACAATAAAATAGTATGTGATCCTCAAGGCAGTGTTAAACTATTGGATTCAAATAATAATGTTGTTGGACAAGATAGATTTGCTGCAGTTGATTTTGATAATTATAATAACCTTCAAAAGATAGGTGATAACCTTTACCAGGGAAATAATCCGCATGCAGCTAACATTACAGTTAGACAAAATAGCCTTGAAAGCTCTAATGTAAATACCGTAAATGAAATGGTGGACATGATTACAACTATGAGAACTTTTGAAACAAATCAAAAAATAGTACAATCAACGGATGAAACATTAGATAAAGTTGTAAATCAAGTTGGAAGTGTAAGATAG
- a CDS encoding flagellar hook-basal body complex protein translates to MLRILWNSKSAMNAEQEKLNVISNNLANSSTAGYKRENVGFEDLVYETLNRTGYPNSGNSPKEPINGTGVKAAEWIRDTSEGSLKQTGINTDLAIDGDGYFRVTLPNGTKAYERAGDFNIDAAGTVVDKNGNRLDMGLSPEGTSLRNSGTFLRPDNFKVGENGEVYLNNNDTTYLYGKINLYMPIGQTAFRSIGNNLYQPIPGAQVIPSNAKIRQGALEGSNVDLAAEMTDLISAQRAFEINSKGVQTADEMWQLVNNMKSK, encoded by the coding sequence ATGCTAAGAATTTTATGGAATAGTAAAAGTGCTATGAATGCTGAACAGGAAAAACTTAATGTTATATCTAACAATCTTGCAAATTCAAGTACAGCAGGTTATAAAAGAGAGAATGTTGGTTTTGAAGATTTAGTTTATGAAACATTGAATAGAACAGGTTATCCTAATAGTGGAAATAGCCCTAAAGAACCTATAAATGGCACAGGTGTTAAGGCTGCAGAGTGGATAAGAGATACATCGGAGGGAAGCTTGAAGCAAACTGGAATTAATACTGATCTTGCAATAGACGGAGATGGATATTTTAGAGTTACACTGCCAAATGGAACAAAGGCATATGAAAGGGCAGGAGATTTTAATATAGACGCTGCAGGAACTGTTGTAGATAAGAATGGAAATAGGCTGGATATGGGGTTATCACCTGAAGGTACTAGTCTTAGAAATTCAGGCACTTTCTTAAGACCAGATAATTTTAAAGTAGGTGAAAATGGTGAAGTATATTTAAACAATAATGATACTACTTACTTATATGGAAAAATAAATTTATATATGCCTATAGGTCAAACTGCCTTTAGATCAATAGGAAACAACTTATACCAACCTATACCTGGAGCTCAAGTAATTCCATCAAATGCTAAAATACGTCAAGGTGCTCTGGAAGGTTCAAATGTAGATTTAGCTGCTGAAATGACTGATTTGATTTCAGCTCAAAGGGCTTTTGAAATTAATTCAAAAGGAGTTCAAACTGCAGATGAAATGTGGCAGCTTGTAAATAATATGAAATCTAAGTAA